The genomic window TGCTGGCCCCCGTCGTGCCCCACATCGCCGAGGAAATCTGGCATGAGCGTGGGCAAAAGGGCAGCGTGCACACCGCGCAGTGGCCGCAGGTGGACGAGGCGGCGGCGGTGCGCGACACCGTGACCATCGGCGTGCAGGTGTCGGGCAAGGTGCGCGGCGAGGTCAGCATCTCCAAGACCGCCAGCCAGGAAGAAGCCCTGAGCGCGGCGCGGGCCATCGCCGAGGTGCAAAAGCATCTGGAAGGCAAGACCGTCGTCAAGGAGATCTACGTGCCGGGGCGGATTATCAACATCGTGGCGAAGTAAGACGGACTGCGATTGAGTCCCCCAGTTTGGGGACTTAATCCGAGCGGAGTGAGTAGCAGCCCAGACGGATATTGGGAAATGGACCCGCAGCCGGTGCCGTTCCGGATGTGGGGGAATTGGACGAAATCCGCAAAAGAATTCAAGCAGCGGGGGCCCCCACTTCCTAAGAGCGGGGAGCCTCCTCTTTTCATCTAGCCGTGGGGTGATGCTTTCAGACTGCGGCCATGCATAAAACTTTGACTGCTTTGCTCAGCGTCCTCGTGCTCAGTGCCGCTGCCGCGCAGACGACGGCACCCAAGCAGACGACCCCCACCCCAGCGCAGGCGCAAAAGGCCACGGCGGTCACGCAGGAGAACGCGCGCAAGGCGCAGGCCAAGAAGACCAACAACCTCAGCCGCTACCAGCGCACCGAGTGTGCTCGCAAGCACGGCAACATCGTGAAAAATCCCCAGGGCAAACTGGTGTGCATCGTGCCCAAGCCCAAGAAATAACGAAGTGCCATTCCATGCCGTTCCCTGACCGGGAGCGGTTTTTTATGCCCCCACCGCAAAAAGCCCCCGCCGTGAAGCAGGGGCCAGAGAAAACAGCAGGTTTATTCGTTGTCGAGCGCGGTGTACTTGGTGTTGCCGGTTTCCACGTTCTCGTCCAGCGTCTCTTCACTCATGTTCGCGCCGGGTTCCTGGCGGGCGCCGCGACCGGGCTCCATGTTCATGTCACGGGCCTGACCTTCCTCGACAGCGGTGGAGTTGGCGGGGTTGGGGTTCTGGGCATCGTCTTTGGTCATGGGCCTATGCTGCGGGGCCGGCCTCGCCGCAAAGTGAGAGGAGAGACTACTTTCCTTTCGGCGCACTGGCGAAGCCACAAACTATGAATAAACCCCGAAGGCCAGGGCCGCCGGGCAGGTCAGTCAGCACTGACATTTGGCAAACAGGGGCATGGTATAGTCCGCTCTGCTATGGAGCCTCCCAGTTCTGGCTCTTCCCGAGCGCCCAGGGACACCCGCCCGCAGGCGGTTTTTTTACTGTGGCTGACCCCCCTTACCGGCCACCGACGCCGCTTCGCTCCGCTGACTCGGCGGGTGCGGGCGGCGGGCAGCATGTGCCAGGCGGATGACCGGGACGCGAACACGGAGCGCGTCACTGCATGAACGACATTTTTGGACTGTTCGCCATGTTCTTTCTGGTGCTGATGAACGGCTTTTTTGTGGCCGCCGAATTTTCACTCGTCAGCGTGCGCCGCACCCGGATCGACCAGCTGGCCGAAGAAGGCAACGCGACGGCGCAGGCGGCCCAGGGCGCCCTGCAAAACCTCGACCTCTACATCGCCGCCACGCAGCTCGGCATCACCATGGCGAGTCTGGCGATCGGCTTTGTCGCCGAGCCCGCCATCGAGCACCTGCTCGAGCCGCTGCTGCACCAGACCGACCTCAGCGAAAGCTCGCGCAAGGCCATCGCGTTCGGCGTGGCGTTCGCCATCAGCACCACCCTGCACATCGTCTTCGGCGAGCTCGCCCCCAAAAGCTGGGCGCTGCAACGCCCCGAGCAGGTCGTGCTGATGATTACCCGGCCCCTGCTCGCTTTCGCGGGCGTGTTCAAGTGGGCCATTCGCGGCCTGAACGCGCTCGGCAACGGCGTGGTGCGGCTGTTTGGCCTCAAGGCTGTCACCGGACACCACACCGCCTACTCGGAAGAAGAAATCCGCATGATCGTGAGCGCGTCGAGCCAGGAAGGCGTGCTGGAAGACAGCGAAAAAGAACTCGTGTACAACGTCTTCGACCTGTCCGACACCACCGTACGCGAGGTCATGCGCCCGCGCGTGGACATGGTGACGGT from Deinococcus radiodurans R1 = ATCC 13939 = DSM 20539 includes these protein-coding regions:
- a CDS encoding hemolysin family protein encodes the protein MNDIFGLFAMFFLVLMNGFFVAAEFSLVSVRRTRIDQLAEEGNATAQAAQGALQNLDLYIAATQLGITMASLAIGFVAEPAIEHLLEPLLHQTDLSESSRKAIAFGVAFAISTTLHIVFGELAPKSWALQRPEQVVLMITRPLLAFAGVFKWAIRGLNALGNGVVRLFGLKAVTGHHTAYSEEEIRMIVSASSQEGVLEDSEKELVYNVFDLSDTTVREVMRPRVDMVTVDSALPLRRLLELNDEHGYSRVPVYQDTGDNIVGIAHIGDVLRHLGELDHLTIADIMRPVFFVPEAMKIKDLLAKMRAKKSHMSIVVDEFGGTMGLVTLEDAIEEIVGEIYDETVEEEEQPIIVIAEGIYLMDASLTVHEVEERLGSNLEDGEAEYDTLAGFMTSHFGDIPEVGQSFVHGGWSFTVEEADQRRVTRVRVERAPDADPFDIPIELPRD